From a single Lolium rigidum isolate FL_2022 chromosome 7, APGP_CSIRO_Lrig_0.1, whole genome shotgun sequence genomic region:
- the LOC124673453 gene encoding two-component response regulator ORR42-like, with protein MTTSTVQGSPVKALIVEDTPIHAFILSTILQKFHCEITVAENGNEAVQLFLEGKKFDIIFCDKEMPVMSGPEAIEKIRALGESHVKIVGVSAGYDLEQSFMSAGADIFLPKPMKFDVVGPIIQEVMNKKNNSMV; from the exons ATGACGACTTCCACCGTCCAAGGATCCCCCGTGAAGGCCCTTATTGTGGAGGATACGCCTATTCATGCATTTATTCTCTCCACCATCCTGCAGAAGTTCCATTGTGAGATTACTGTGGCTGAAAATGGGAACGAAGCTGTGCAACTGTTTCTCGAGGGAAAGAAGTTTGACATTATTTTTTGTGACAAGGAAATGCCAGTAATGTCCGGTCCTGAG GCCATTGAGAAGATCCGTGCTTTGGGAGAAAGTCATGTGAAGATTGTTGGAGTATCAGCCGGTTATGATCTCGAACAATCATTCATGAGcgctggtgctgatatatttctgCCCAAACCAATGAAGTTTGATGTTGTCGGGCCTATTATTCAGGAGGTCATGAATAAGAAGAATAACTCCATGGTCTAA
- the LOC124673454 gene encoding two-component response regulator ORR42-like yields MTTSTVQGSPVKALIVEDTPVHAFILSTILQKFHCEITMAENGNEAVQLFLEGKKFDIIFCDKEMPVMSGPEAIEKIRALGESHVKIVGVSAGYDLEQSFMSAGADIFLPKPMKFDVVGPIIQEVMNKKNNSMV; encoded by the exons ATGACGACTTCCACCGTCCAAGGATCCCCCGTGAAGGCCCTTATTGTGGAGGATACGCCTGTTCATGCATTTATTCTCTCCACCATCCTGCAGAAGTTCCACTGTGAGATTACTATGGCTGAAAATGGGAACGAAGCTGTGCAACTGTTTCTCGAGGGAAAGAAGTTTGACATTATTTTTTGTGACAAGGAAATGCCAGTAATGTCCGGTCCTGAG GCCATTGAGAAGATCCGTGCTTTGGGAGAAAGTCATGTGAAGATTGTTGGAGTATCAGCCGGTTACGATCTCGAACAATCATTCATGAGcgctggtgctgatatatttctgCCCAAACCAATGAAGTTTGATGTTGTCGGGCCTATTATTCAGGAGGTCATGAATAAGAAGAATAACTCCATGGTCTAA